attataatataaaagtCCGTATTAATAATCTAAATTacttgaaaatttatttttaaataaaattttataaatttacttCTTACTCATATTCATTTCTGCATCGAATCCTGGTAAGGAAAGCTTGTAAATGTGAATCTTTGAATTGTTTTGAATGATTTCTATGTTTATCAATTATGGTTTGGTTTTGGTAGAGAACATAATTCGGCAATACCCTTAACTTCGATGTCTCCTTAATTTGGAGTGGGGAGCTAACATAGATTGGAAACTCTACGACTAAAACTAGAAGCCAACTTGTGTGTTGAATGTTCATAGAAGCCAACCTCAAGCTTACTACGTGTCTTGTAGGAGTGAGAGATTGGTGAGTAAAGTCTAGGAGATGTGATCAGCTTATTTAAGGGGTAAAATTCCATTAGCAGTGATCAGCTGCGTGTGAGCATAAAAACAACATGATCCTGATAAATAATGAGAAGGAATTAAAAACGATACATATGAATAAGCGACCCGAAACAAGCTAGGAGTGGTCTTCTAGCTGTATTGTGATTTCCTTGCATTTCGCCTTATTGATTCACCCTGCACTCGTCTTCTgttcaaaatccaaaatcaaacaaatttaccatttttttagTAGTTTTAGCAATTAAACCCCTACGTGTGGGATCGATACCTTTTGTACTATATTACACATTTGTGTACTTGcaaaagtagtactccctccgtcctacaaaATATATCACACTTGCGGATTGTCATGaaattttaggaggttttgttttgtatgttaagtaaacagagaaaatataatttttatattaattaagaGATCACTTTTTTCAAAAATGTAAATGCGGCAGTTTTAACGACAAACTGAAAAGGGAAATGAAACATCTTTTGTTGGATGAAGGGAATATTTTTAAGGATTTATTATTTGTTTGGTGAATATAAATTATACCTTATAAGAGGTGTTATATTGCCAACTCcctcttaaattgctaactacaactaaattatAGGCATTAAATCATTAAATCAAGGTACAAGATCCTTAATCCACGAATATCAATATGATgcataaaaaatgtcaattaggggtattaatgtcaattaacaaAAAGTTTGTTATAACCAACATTtaaaaaatatcccaaaactttaaatgattataactatctcaatttatattattgtcTTACACAAAATatcatattaaaaataattttataaggattctaacgagatctcacttgtatatgttccgatgtcaaaatttgattttttttttaattttcgtaaTTTTTACGTAACAGTTAAATGTAAATGTAAGTataaaaatatgtcaatataatatatatacaacGTCAATgcaaaattgtgttgacatattcaaggaATCacgttgatattttcaaaatactatattgacattttcatccaaaaccctaatttggtagtttttttttatctttttttatttaattaataaaaatgaaaattacatgtggcaaattttagaccactagatttctaaaatcctatggtcttaaattagttgtagttagcaactagagagtgagttagcaattgatcactcccaaTACCATATAAATCACAACAAGTATTATCTCTTGTTGTTCACAATGGATGATGAGAATAATATATTCTTCAACTCTGATAATTTCCATTCAATCTAAAATTACAATCATTTCTAAGATTATTTCCCTCATTTTGATAATTGCAATTgttgttgtttatttgtttttttttaaaatttagtttgTTATTCTTATGTTCTATAAAATTAGGAAtgacaaaatattttatttaaaaatatataatggtGAGTTCGATGGTTATTGATAAAACATTAATAAAAGTATGGGTGGATGAAAAGAATATTGAAAATGTGAAAGATAGAAtacttaattaaatattaaaaaatgtgaTGGTGATTTGTTTGACCCCTAATAAATACTGACCCGTCTAttattaggagtcccattttttgGCGGGctttaagaaaagtgagtggaaaaaaattaatggaacaTGAGTCCCATTTGtatatatcaattttaaataaaatgtgagtgaaatgagtaagTGAATGTGAGATTCTAaaactatttatagtaaaaatgaagtgagactcttattcgcagacagactaaaatgaaaaaacaagaCTCTTATTCACAGACGAAGGAAGTATGGAGGGGCACATGCCATATTTCATTTAGTACTAtcgacttttttttttatttctgatATATCTCGATTTGCCAAACTTGAAGTATCAATATGCGTTTTCGCCCAAGCCCCAATGTATAAATGGTGCACTAATTATTGACTAAAGATATCATAACTTGTAAGACTCTTATTTCTTGTCCTCAGCTTGGGTTCAATCATATATTAGTAGTTATTTTTCCACATTGTGTGCTGAATTATGTCATAGTTATTACAATTTACTtgtaattctaaaaaaaatattgactaAACATGGTCGTTAATTGTGGACCGTTTGGCAGTTATACGCAAATACCGGAAACTCGACCAACCTAATTTAATCATAATGCCACACTCCTAACTCTCCCTGCCAAACAACCCCTACCCCACTTAGTTCACATCAATTTAACGACAACCTatgaagtaataaataaataattaattgtaaGAAAATTTAATATGCGAAGCTTAACATAGCCCCCAAAACAAAACTCGTTAAAATATTTTCGACaaaaattgttttgaaattagTACAATTCATCTAATAAACAATTCTGTAAAAAATATATGTCACGTTGAAAAGATCCAAAATTTAATATAGAAAGTGCATTTACTCAAGTATCCACTTCTTTGACTTGAGAAGAATGTTGACTTCCAATAACTTCAAACCTATTTTTAATCGTGCATACAAATTGGAAAAGTAGAGGTCACACGAATTAggttttattcaaattttattatttattgaagTCAATATGGAATTTGATGTTTtgtcaacaaatataattataaataggaATGTTAATTGGGCCATCTAAGTAAATTTCAGATAAATCTTATTAAAGTTGTGGATTAATCTGGTATAGGCTAATTAAGTTGTGATATTATAGGGTTAGAAACTTTCAACTCCTATCTTAAACGACTGAATTTTGGGCTAGCTCTTGGGACTAACATACGATTTATATAATacaaaatgatgaaaattagtcatatttataaaataaattataaatatatattcagaaatttaaaattatgtttaagaattcaaaattttcttatagtaaatttgatttttcaaaatCCATTTGTCTATTTTCATATCTACAAaatctatatatgtatattaaatataaaatagaaaataatttttctgtataattatatataaatgatTTGTCGAATTAGTTGTCTAACATGACCAAAAGGATAGACGACAGTTCAAGTAGGTCCAACCCACCGGGTTCCGAGTACGTCCTACTCAAGTTGTGATCTAATTAGGTGCCGGCTAACTAGGTTGTAAAATTTATCTGGCTATCAATTTTCAACCATGTCCCTATAAATTCAGAGGGCTATTTAGGTTAGTCCATATGTgtcgggctacattgacatccctaataatatacttcatccgtcccataaaaatagaaacgacacaggttttaatgcatatttgataaagtagaagagagatagaaagaaaaactaTTGGAGTATTTTAGTGGAAAATGGAGTTcacctcattagaaagaaaTAAGTTACCAAAGTTAGAAGCAAACTATTTATAtgagacggaccaaaatggaaaaagtcTCTATTTTTATAAGGTGGATGAAGTATATATATTGAATATTGTAATTAGAAGATTTTTTTTGTTCTCGAAAATATGAGATACTATTAAATATTATTGGTAAAATAGATTATTAAGTATTATCATGATTCTAAAAGGACAGGTCCAATTGTGAAATCTTTTAATTATACCACTTACTTAAATTCCATTCAACCAAATCTGAACTTACCCCTAGTCGAGATTGTCACGCCTGAATTTAGCTTCcaacttaattaaaatattacctATTGTAAACTAAATTATACGCTTCATTATTGTTAGCAATTTTTCTTGCACCAACTTTTCACTTAAGTGGGCTTTGCCCAATTATAATATTCCTAATTGTTACATTTTCACAAACAATAGAATACATAGAAAAATTGGTAAGGAAACACAATATATTCCTCAATCTCCATAGTTGAAATATACCAATTGAAGACTCATGAAGAGTAGTCAAACCTAACCCTAAAACCAGAATATGCAAACGTGAACATTATATATACCAATATCTATGATGATCATGAAATAGATGCATTGTTCTCTACTTTGTTGAGAAGctacacatacatatataacATACATACACACTTCAAAATTGTCTCCATTTTTAGGAGGAGATGAGGCCAACAACTAGTTATGTTGTTACAAcctttttaataattttgatttGTTGTTCCTCCTCATGTCTTGCCAAAAAACATTCCCATCaccacaaaacaaaacatgctAAGAAACCGGCACCTCCAACAGCTCAAAAACAAGTCTTGGATGTTGAAGTTTTTGGAGCTAAAGCTGATGGAAAATCAGACAATTctcaggtatatatatatatatgcttacATACATTATGAATTATAGTACATTATAATATTGATATGGTTTATGTTGTTTTTGAAGGCATTCAAGAAAGCTTGGGACAAAGCTTGTAATTCTTTGGAATCAATCAAAATTTTGGTGCCGAAAGGCAAAGTTTACTATGTTAAACACGTCGATTTTACAGGTCCATGTCACTCTGGTATTTCGATGGAGGTACGTTTATAGACTTGCACTACTTTGAAATAAATAAGGATAATTAAACATTTTGGTACAAAtaattaagaattttttttgtagATCCAAGGAACAATCAAGTCTTTTGCTAAGATGTATGATACCCCTAAAAGACTTTGGATTAAGTTTGAAGATGTAAGAAACATGGAAATTTTTGGTGGTGGAACAATTGATGGTAGTGGTGAAGTATGGTGGAAGAATTCTTGCAAAATCAAGAAGACTAAGGTAtgcaataaaaaataattacacaTAATAGTATTTCCTTTATAGTTATTCTTTTGTTGTCTTATTATATTGACAATATTTGTGTTGTTTGTGACTTGTAGCCTTGTCAAAGCCAAAGTGCACCAACAGTAAGTTTCTTGAAAGTCTTTTTGAATTTATCAAAATTTGgagttgaaaaatgaaaatccaATTGATGTTTTGCTTGTGATGCAGGCTTTAACCTTCAGAAACTGCTCAAATCTAACACTAAGCAACTTGAGGCTTCTCAATGCACAGCAGATGCATGTGAATTTCCAGGACTGCAACGACGTCGAAGCTTCGAAACTTGTAGTGGAAGCACCAGAGGAGAGCCCCAACACAGATGGGATTCATGTCACAAGAACTTCCaacattaaaattttagatTCTCAGATTAGAACAGGTGATTTGCACATCAGTTAGATTATGGTTGTGACatatattttcttaaataatGTGATTAATTACTGGTTTTTACTGGTTTCAATTAGGTGATGATTGTATTTCCATAGTGAATGGGTCAAGAAATGTTGATGTGAGAAACATAGCTTGTGGACCAGGCCATGGCATCAGGtgattaattataatatatttgcctttgttttgtttataattcACAAACCATTAGTTGTAACACAAGAATTATTTTCATAGCTAAAAAGGCCAAAACTACTGATTTTGCAGCATTGGAAGCTTAGGTGAAGACAACACAGAAAATTACGTTTCAAATATATATGTGAAAGGGGCAACATTTACCGGAACGACAAATGGTGCCCGAATAAAGACTTGGCAGGTAAATTAAATTCCCTAACCCTAAATATTGCATGGAAATTAATAATTTCTCGAAATTTTCTGTCGGCGGGTAGCATCATTAAATTCTTGAAATTCAATTTATATCAGAAAACCCATTTTTCTGTAGTTTAAATGTACAATTTCTATTTATGATTACCATCTCAGTTTGTCAATATGAAATATACATATAGATACAATGTTCTTGACTTTAAGAactactctctccatcccacaataggagtcactcttattgtgggcacgagttttaagaaatgtaaagaatagtggcttggaaaagttagtagaatatgagacctattttttacattaattttataataaaatgttagtaaaGTGACTTAGTGgaaatgaagtgtgactcttattgtgggacggactaaaatggcaaaGTGTGACTCGTACGGAGGAAGTATCAAGTTAGATGAGTTAACtagtaaaatatggagtatatttaatgttatactaatttatttatttgcagGGAGGCAGTGGAATTGCAAGGAATATAGTGTTTGAAGACATATTGATGAGGAATGTGCACAACCCCATAATCATAAATCAGTACTActgtgataaaaataaaaaatgtgataaAGAGGTAGTACATTTAATTAACTACACTATCTATCACCACCATTTTCCACTACCataatgtttattttatgatttGTAACACATATTTAAATTCTGATATTTATGAAAATGATATGCAGAAATCAGCAGTTCAAGTAGAGAATGTAGTATACAGGAATATCATAGGAACAAGTGCTTCAAAGGTGGCAATAAATTTGAACTGCAGTGAATCAGTTCCATGTAAAAACGTGGTGCTACAAAATGTGATGTTAACTGCTCAacaaaaaggagaaaaagttgAAGCTTCTTGCAACCATCTTGCCGTGCAAACCACCAAGCTCAATTCACTCCCAAGTTGCTCCCTCAACGACTAAATTCATCTACGGCACTCTATCTCATCTCGTGTTTCATTTCATCAGACTATGTCATCACCAACCCCGAGCCTTAGAAGGCTACACGGAGAGTTGCAGTTTTCTTGCCTAGATAGTTTTGTTCATTATACTTCCCTTATCTTAGGATACGATTAGTCATAGTTTTATTTCTGTAATTCCGATTATTAGAACCTATCAATAAATTGGATACACAAATTTTGAAATAGTCTCATAAAAAGAAAGGTTGCAGCACATGCGATTTTATCCATGTCATCATATATACATAGCAGCGACTCGATATTATCAAAAGTATTAGATGAGACTTACGGCCATTTCCGAGCAGCTTGTAGGAGATAGACTGTGAGATGCTGCACCCTCCAAATGTGAAGAGACCGCCGTGTCTTCAGAAACTTCAAGATCTACCAAAAGGCAGTTTTTTGACAAAACGTCTATTGTTTCATGCCCATCAATGCAAATACCATCATCTTTCTTCGTATCGGTGAGAGGAGCTTCAGTATTCGATTCTGATGCTTCATCATCTAGAAGAGCTTCAAGGGCAGACTTGGCACTCATGCGCAACTCAGAAGTGAACTTCACCTCTAAAATAGGTAACTCGAAGTCTAAGAAAGAAGCAACGTTAGAATGGCCGGATACATGCTCTGCGTCATGATCTTCACTGCTTTCTATTGCAACATTTTGCTGCTCAGATTCAGAGGCAATCTCAGCCTCCTGTCCTATGATCTCTTGCGAAGCAGCATCCTGATCATCGGGCTTACTACTTAATTTTCCTAGGTTACTCTCGTCAGAAATCTGATGCATGCTGGTATCCGTTGAGTCTTTGGCTGGACTAGGTGCAGAACTGCTAGTGATTTCATCACGACCACTGGTCGTATTCCCTTCAAAGTAAGTCTCTATCACATTTACTGTGGAGCTCCTATTCAAGCATCCATTAGAAGAAGTGGGGGAGTTACCATTAAATGGTGAACCTAACTCATCTGTGCTTTCTTTTATACCAACATCAGACGTATCAGCAGAATTATTGCTAAGAGGGACCATCTCATTACCAAAGTCCACTTTCTCCTTTTCAGTAACAGAAGCCACATCGAACAAGGACTGGACAGAATTCAATTGCTCCTCGCTGCCAGTTTCTTCCAAAGTAAAATCAGGAGCCTCAATCGTAAAGACTTGAACATTCTGTGATGACTCTGTACTGCCACTCTCTGCAGCAGGGAATTCTCTAGTCTCTGTCTGACAAAATTTAGCATGCCCCTGATACTGAATTTCCTCATTTTCATCACCAAGGAGACCTATAGGTATTGGTATAGGTTCAGAAGCTTCACTAGACATAAATCCGTTAAGTGCTGCTGCCAAAGCATCATCGATCGACAAAGTTTTCTTCGGTTC
This portion of the Salvia splendens isolate huo1 chromosome 10, SspV2, whole genome shotgun sequence genome encodes:
- the LOC121752502 gene encoding polygalacturonase QRT2-like, translating into MRPTTSYVVTTFLIILICCSSSCLAKKHSHHHKTKHAKKPAPPTAQKQVLDVEVFGAKADGKSDNSQAFKKAWDKACNSLESIKILVPKGKVYYVKHVDFTGPCHSGISMEIQGTIKSFAKMYDTPKRLWIKFEDVRNMEIFGGGTIDGSGEVWWKNSCKIKKTKPCQSQSAPTALTFRNCSNLTLSNLRLLNAQQMHVNFQDCNDVEASKLVVEAPEESPNTDGIHVTRTSNIKILDSQIRTGDDCISIVNGSRNVDVRNIACGPGHGISIGSLGEDNTENYVSNIYVKGATFTGTTNGARIKTWQGGSGIARNIVFEDILMRNVHNPIIINQYYCDKNKKCDKEKSAVQVENVVYRNIIGTSASKVAINLNCSESVPCKNVVLQNVMLTAQQKGEKVEASCNHLAVQTTKLNSLPSCSLND